The proteins below are encoded in one region of Argonema galeatum A003/A1:
- a CDS encoding ComEA family DNA-binding protein, with product MFTFRSLSLAVSIASLVALTSCGGTQNTESTSTPAATSSPVAATEMGSNNMTSTGKPKININTAILSELDKLEAKLGVPALSNKIQSSRPYGNIEELVSKKVIDQQQFDQIKDMVTIEDVVLTGEAKDVDYMTKLGLMKGHLLVAKELLDLQQPKQAEPHIGHPVEEIYVDVEDQLNERKVKEFKTTLAGLQDLVKSKPKDAKVGTEFANSMQAVDGAISSLPETQRQSPQFVLKVINGLLDTANAEYTAAIANGKVAAAIEYQDSRGFVIYANTLYQTIASSVAKENPEAHKAIETTMAQLSKAWPTATAPDAPVLTPEQVSQLIKTIEQNTQKVGK from the coding sequence ATGTTTACTTTTCGTTCTTTGTCACTTGCCGTTTCGATCGCCAGCCTAGTTGCCCTCACCTCCTGTGGCGGTACTCAAAATACAGAGAGTACGTCAACCCCAGCCGCAACTTCCAGCCCTGTAGCCGCTACGGAGATGGGAAGTAACAATATGACAAGCACTGGCAAGCCGAAAATCAATATCAATACGGCAATTTTGTCGGAATTAGATAAATTAGAGGCCAAATTAGGCGTTCCAGCGCTATCCAACAAAATTCAATCCAGTCGTCCCTACGGCAACATCGAGGAACTGGTGTCTAAAAAGGTGATCGACCAGCAGCAATTTGACCAGATTAAAGATATGGTGACGATCGAAGATGTCGTACTCACGGGTGAAGCCAAAGATGTTGACTACATGACCAAATTAGGCTTGATGAAGGGACATCTGTTGGTTGCTAAGGAACTGCTGGATCTGCAACAGCCAAAGCAGGCTGAACCTCACATCGGTCACCCGGTGGAAGAGATTTATGTCGATGTGGAAGATCAGCTCAACGAACGCAAAGTCAAAGAGTTCAAGACAACTTTGGCCGGTCTCCAAGATTTGGTAAAATCCAAGCCGAAGGATGCCAAGGTGGGTACGGAGTTTGCCAATTCCATGCAGGCGGTGGATGGGGCGATCTCGTCGCTACCAGAAACTCAACGTCAGTCTCCTCAATTTGTATTGAAGGTGATTAATGGGTTGCTGGATACCGCTAACGCCGAATATACAGCTGCGATCGCAAATGGTAAAGTGGCAGCTGCAATTGAGTATCAAGACTCACGCGGCTTCGTCATCTACGCCAATACCCTTTATCAAACGATCGCCTCTAGCGTGGCTAAGGAAAATCCAGAAGCTCACAAAGCGATCGAAACCACTATGGCTCAGCTGAGCAAAGCTTGGCCCACCGCCACCGCGCCAGATGCCCCAGTGCTGACCCCAGAGCAAGTGTCTCAGCTGATTAAGACAATTGAGCAAAATACCCAAAAGGTAGGGAAATAA
- the petG gene encoding cytochrome b6-f complex subunit V, whose product MVEPLLSGIVLGLVLVTLTGLFFAAYMQYKRGNQLGL is encoded by the coding sequence GTGGTAGAACCCCTACTTTCAGGAATCGTACTGGGCTTAGTGCTGGTTACCCTCACTGGGCTGTTTTTCGCAGCATATATGCAGTATAAGCGCGGCAATCAGCTGGGCCTATAG
- a CDS encoding CsbD family protein produces MSIEDRAKAVAKNIEGKIQEAASEVTGNPKDKVEGQAKQDEAAATHAVEDLKDKAKEIIDRA; encoded by the coding sequence ATGAGCATTGAAGATCGGGCGAAGGCAGTTGCCAAAAATATTGAAGGCAAAATCCAGGAAGCAGCCAGCGAGGTTACTGGAAACCCCAAAGACAAAGTAGAAGGTCAAGCAAAGCAGGATGAAGCAGCTGCAACTCACGCTGTAGAAGACCTCAAAGATAAAGCCAAAGAAATCATCGACAGAGCTTAG
- a CDS encoding c-type cytochrome, with protein MLSNHVEKQPTKLEVAIAQLTLMVLALVLAILVVMVAFHQWQMSNPYVKNVLSLNGDSVQGYAIFQMNCAGCHGLKADGRVGPSLQGVSKHKSEVSLIHQVTSGKTPPMPQFQPTPEEMADLLSYLKKL; from the coding sequence GTGCTAAGCAACCATGTGGAAAAGCAGCCTACTAAACTAGAAGTCGCGATCGCGCAGCTCACCTTGATGGTTCTAGCATTGGTGCTGGCAATCCTGGTGGTGATGGTGGCCTTTCACCAGTGGCAGATGTCCAACCCTTATGTCAAGAATGTCTTGTCGCTGAACGGCGATTCAGTGCAGGGTTATGCCATTTTCCAAATGAACTGTGCTGGGTGTCACGGTTTGAAGGCGGATGGTCGAGTCGGGCCTAGTCTGCAAGGTGTCTCGAAGCATAAGTCCGAGGTCAGCCTGATTCATCAAGTCACGAGTGGCAAAACACCCCCTATGCCACAGTTTCAGCCTACACCTGAAGAAATGGCAGACCTGCTCAGCTATTTGAAAAAATTATAG
- a CDS encoding filamentous hemagglutinin N-terminal domain-containing protein, which translates to MKSSPLRFWAGLGIVTACLSAPNSIVAQIVPDVTLPNNSIVTPSGNTLTIEGGTQAGGNLFHSFREFSVPTGKEAFFNNSLDIRNIFTRVTGSSISNIDGLIRANGTANLFLINPNGIIFGQNARLNIGGSFLGSTASSIKFGDGIEFSATNPHASPLLTINVPIGLQFAANSPNPNAAIIVQGVGNNLSFDPDTFATIRDNRPVGLEVSPDRTLALVGGDITLFGGNLTAPAGRIELGSVAPGSLVTLTPTNTSWQLGYEGVENFQNISLSQAASVDASGSGGGSIQVQGRRVTLADGSAILSLTLGSDEGKSVTVRALESLEMTGAAPNNSKFTSYLATDIQPEAKGNGGNLTVETGRLTLKDGAGISTVTSGKGNAGNMSVKANDAIDIIGTSPDGVFPSFLGSFTYVNSTGDGGNLTVETGRLTLKDGGFISSTTIGEGKAGNVSVKAIDAIELIGTTAAGLFATDLSVSTWPNSIGDGGNLTIETGRLIVRDGAQISASTVGQGKAGNLYIKANDAIEIIGTSGDGLFVSNLGASAESQSTGDGGNLTIETGRLIVRDGATVRVRSRGTGKAGTLVVDAEEIELSNQASLDGNTKAGGGSIELRSPTITLRHSSIITNATGGTSGGNIVVDSQLLQLRDSSAIATNATGSEVKGGNITLNTDAIAALENSDISANSINSFGGRVTINAQAIYGAQLRTREELQSLLNTDDPTLLDPRKLPSSDITATGANSSLSGTVTIDTPDVDTSAGLITLQDNLVDATTLVASSCRSRGKEQNQLILTGRDSLPPNPYEELNSSWVDLRPRLPAGQRGRKDTSLSTADLALSTEIVEAQGWVINSSGQVELVGQGVLPPSLTHPSCQASQ; encoded by the coding sequence ATGAAAAGCTCTCCTCTGCGATTTTGGGCTGGATTAGGAATTGTTACGGCCTGTCTGTCGGCACCAAACTCCATAGTGGCACAGATTGTGCCAGATGTCACACTTCCCAATAATTCAATAGTCACACCTTCTGGCAACACCCTCACTATTGAGGGAGGAACACAAGCAGGTGGCAACTTATTCCACAGCTTCCGAGAGTTTTCCGTACCCACTGGCAAAGAAGCATTTTTTAACAATAGTTTGGATATACGGAATATTTTTACCAGGGTAACAGGTAGTTCGATATCTAATATTGATGGATTGATTAGAGCTAACGGCACAGCTAACTTATTTTTAATTAATCCGAATGGTATTATTTTTGGACAGAATGCCAGGTTGAATATTGGTGGCTCATTTTTAGGGAGTACGGCGAGTAGCATTAAGTTTGGTGATGGGATAGAGTTCAGTGCTACCAATCCTCATGCTTCACCTTTGCTGACAATTAATGTACCCATTGGTTTGCAATTTGCCGCCAACAGCCCCAATCCAAATGCCGCGATCATCGTCCAAGGTGTGGGTAATAATCTGAGTTTCGATCCAGACACATTCGCGACTATTAGAGATAATAGGCCAGTTGGTCTGGAGGTGTCACCCGATCGAACCTTAGCCCTAGTGGGAGGTGACATCACACTCTTTGGAGGAAATTTGACTGCACCAGCCGGAAGAATTGAACTGGGGAGTGTTGCACCAGGGAGTTTAGTCACCCTCACCCCAACGAATACAAGTTGGCAGTTGGGATATGAAGGAGTGGAGAATTTCCAGAATATCAGTTTATCTCAGGCGGCTTCTGTCGATGCCAGTGGCAGTGGGGGTGGAAGTATTCAAGTGCAGGGACGGCGCGTGACCCTTGCCGATGGTTCGGCAATTTTGAGCCTCACTCTTGGCAGCGATGAAGGAAAAAGTGTGACTGTACGTGCGTTGGAGTCGTTGGAAATGACGGGTGCCGCACCTAATAACAGTAAGTTTACCAGCTACTTGGCTACTGATATTCAACCAGAAGCCAAAGGTAATGGGGGCAATTTGACCGTTGAAACGGGACGGTTGACTCTCAAAGATGGGGCAGGGATAAGCACTGTTACCTCTGGAAAAGGTAATGCGGGAAATATGTCGGTCAAAGCGAACGATGCGATCGACATAATTGGCACTTCTCCCGATGGTGTGTTTCCCAGCTTCTTGGGGTCTTTCACCTATGTTAATTCAACAGGAGATGGGGGCAATTTGACCGTTGAAACGGGACGGTTAACTCTCAAAGATGGGGGATTTATCAGCAGTACTACTATTGGAGAAGGCAAGGCGGGAAATGTGTCGGTCAAAGCGATCGATGCGATCGAACTAATTGGCACAACCGCCGCTGGTCTGTTTGCCACGGATTTGAGTGTTTCAACTTGGCCAAATTCAATCGGAGATGGAGGCAATTTGACGATTGAAACCGGACGGTTGATTGTCCGAGATGGGGCACAGATCAGCGCTTCTACCGTTGGGCAAGGTAAGGCGGGAAATCTTTACATTAAAGCGAATGATGCGATCGAAATAATTGGCACTTCCGGCGATGGTCTGTTTGTCAGTAACTTGGGTGCTTCCGCTGAGTCACAATCAACAGGAGATGGGGGTAATTTGACCATTGAAACGGGACGGTTGATTGTCCGGGATGGGGCAACTGTAAGAGTCCGCAGTCGTGGCACAGGAAAAGCAGGCACGCTTGTGGTGGATGCTGAAGAGATCGAGCTTTCTAATCAAGCTTCTCTGGATGGAAATACTAAAGCAGGCGGCGGTAGCATCGAACTGCGATCGCCCACCATTACATTGCGCCACAGCAGCATCATCACCAACGCCACTGGAGGTACTAGCGGCGGCAATATCGTAGTTGATTCTCAATTATTGCAGTTGCGAGACAGTAGTGCGATCGCCACCAACGCCACTGGAAGCGAAGTCAAAGGCGGTAACATCACCCTCAATACCGATGCGATCGCCGCTTTAGAAAATAGCGATATCAGCGCCAATTCGATCAACTCCTTTGGCGGCAGAGTCACTATCAACGCCCAAGCTATCTATGGGGCACAGTTACGCACAAGGGAAGAACTGCAAAGCTTACTGAATACTGACGATCCTACCCTTTTAGACCCCAGGAAACTGCCTAGTAGCGACATCACGGCCACAGGAGCAAATTCTTCCTTAAGTGGCACTGTAACGATCGACACCCCTGATGTTGACACCAGCGCTGGGTTAATCACTTTACAAGATAATCTCGTTGATGCCACCACGTTAGTTGCCTCTAGCTGTCGCAGCAGGGGAAAAGAACAAAACCAATTGATCCTTACCGGCAGAGATAGTTTACCGCCTAATCCCTATGAAGAACTCAATAGTTCTT
- a CDS encoding ferritin-like domain-containing protein has product MRELDHKKTVDLLNTIMEFELAGVVRYTHYSLMVTGPNRIPIVEFFKLQANESLTHAQQVGEILTGLEGHPTLRIAPMEETYKHTVRDILEESLSHEKKAVDLYKALLDTVENASIYLEEFTRTMIGTEEMHNIEIKKMLRDFS; this is encoded by the coding sequence GTGAGAGAACTTGACCATAAAAAGACTGTAGACCTGCTAAATACCATCATGGAATTTGAACTTGCAGGCGTCGTGCGTTATACGCATTATTCGCTGATGGTGACTGGCCCCAACCGGATTCCGATTGTGGAATTTTTCAAGTTGCAGGCAAATGAATCATTAACCCATGCCCAACAAGTGGGAGAGATTCTCACTGGTTTAGAGGGGCATCCTACCCTGCGGATCGCTCCTATGGAAGAAACCTACAAACACACCGTGCGAGATATTTTGGAGGAAAGTTTATCCCACGAGAAAAAGGCAGTGGATCTTTATAAAGCCTTACTAGATACAGTTGAGAATGCCAGCATTTATCTGGAAGAATTTACCCGTACTATGATTGGCACAGAAGAAATGCACAACATCGAAATTAAAAAGATGTTACGCGATTTTAGCTAA
- a CDS encoding FTR1 family iron permease, with translation MDFSSALPTFIITLREGVEAALVVGIVLALLKKAKQSKLNPWVYAGIGVGIIASAMVGVLFSSIIQWLGTSNTQYAPVIEPLLEAVFGVGAIAMLSWMLIWMTRQARSLKGQVEGAVTAALKDETAAGWGVFSLILIAVLREGFETVLFIVAKFQQGLIPALGALGGITMAAGIGVLLFKWGVKIDIRRFFQIMGVLLLLIVAGLVVSTMTDFDTAVKSLSQMNRESESLCFYYERFAKNPSCILGPMVWNTTQLLPQDKFPGIILHTLFGYADKLYIVQALGYLVFLFTIGSLYFRSLNSRTPLPAKNGKSSSTTTDKSVRS, from the coding sequence ATGGATTTTAGTTCTGCTTTACCTACGTTTATCATTACCCTGCGAGAAGGGGTTGAAGCCGCTTTAGTTGTGGGGATTGTGCTGGCTTTGCTCAAGAAAGCCAAGCAAAGCAAACTCAACCCGTGGGTTTATGCCGGGATCGGGGTTGGGATTATAGCGAGTGCGATGGTGGGTGTGCTATTTAGCTCGATAATTCAATGGCTAGGCACATCGAATACCCAGTATGCTCCTGTAATAGAGCCGCTGCTAGAGGCTGTTTTTGGGGTTGGCGCGATCGCTATGCTCAGCTGGATGTTAATCTGGATGACGCGGCAAGCACGTAGCCTAAAAGGTCAAGTCGAGGGAGCCGTAACCGCTGCTCTCAAAGACGAAACGGCAGCCGGTTGGGGCGTTTTTAGCCTCATTTTAATCGCCGTTTTGCGCGAAGGCTTTGAAACCGTTCTGTTCATAGTAGCTAAATTTCAACAAGGATTAATTCCCGCTTTGGGCGCACTTGGCGGTATAACGATGGCAGCTGGTATTGGCGTGCTTCTATTTAAATGGGGCGTCAAGATTGACATCCGCCGATTTTTCCAGATAATGGGAGTTTTGCTGCTCCTAATTGTAGCTGGTTTGGTTGTTTCGACAATGACAGATTTTGACACTGCTGTTAAAAGTCTCTCGCAGATGAATCGCGAATCAGAATCTCTTTGTTTTTACTACGAAAGGTTTGCCAAGAACCCCTCCTGCATTTTGGGGCCGATGGTTTGGAATACTACCCAATTGCTGCCACAAGACAAGTTTCCCGGCATTATTCTGCATACTCTGTTCGGCTACGCCGACAAGCTTTATATCGTGCAAGCATTGGGTTATCTGGTGTTTTTATTTACCATCGGCAGTCTTTATTTCCGCAGCTTGAACAGTCGAACTCCTTTGCCTGCGAAAAATGGTAAGAGCAGTTCCACAACTACTGATAAATCAGTTCGTTCTTAA
- a CDS encoding multicopper oxidase domain-containing protein, translating into MGHHFVPEKGKPWSRRQVLQLGLAGGIGIAGAGIALQTLMPKRTSQVRVPPIPSDTPNFGNSINPMAMLRDFDYGIVKRENGRTIREFRMVASTSTLQLNSAVTFNTWNVNGRVPGPTLRAREGDRVRVLFHNKGGHSHSLHFHGVHPSEMDGVKPIANGSATIYEFDAEPYGVHLYHCHVEPVTRHIGKGLYGMFIIDPPGGRPPADEMVLIMAGYDINDDNRNELYAFNGLPHYYMHHPIPIYKDQLIRLYVLNMIELEAAVTFHLHANFFDVFRTGMTLTPSEKADVITMGVAERHILEFAFRYPGKYMFHPHQDALAQAGCMGQFEVIS; encoded by the coding sequence TGGCAGGCGGTATTGGGATAGCCGGTGCTGGAATAGCACTCCAAACTTTGATGCCAAAACGAACATCACAGGTAAGAGTGCCGCCAATACCCAGCGATACACCCAACTTTGGCAATAGTATTAACCCAATGGCGATGCTGCGGGATTTTGACTATGGCATCGTCAAGAGAGAGAACGGACGCACTATTCGAGAATTTCGGATGGTTGCCAGTACTTCCACACTTCAGCTGAATAGTGCTGTCACTTTTAATACCTGGAATGTGAACGGGCGCGTACCTGGGCCTACTCTGCGGGCGCGTGAGGGCGATCGCGTCCGAGTCCTTTTCCACAACAAAGGCGGACATTCCCACTCGCTGCATTTTCATGGCGTCCACCCTTCTGAGATGGATGGCGTAAAACCAATAGCAAATGGCAGCGCCACGATTTATGAGTTTGACGCCGAACCTTATGGCGTCCATCTATACCACTGCCACGTTGAGCCCGTAACTCGTCACATCGGCAAAGGGCTGTACGGGATGTTCATCATCGATCCACCGGGTGGGCGTCCCCCAGCTGATGAAATGGTGCTGATCATGGCTGGCTATGACATAAATGACGACAACCGCAACGAACTCTATGCCTTTAATGGGTTGCCGCATTACTATATGCACCATCCCATCCCCATTTACAAAGACCAACTAATTCGCTTGTACGTCCTGAACATGATTGAGTTGGAAGCTGCTGTAACCTTTCATCTGCACGCCAACTTCTTTGATGTCTTTCGCACGGGGATGACCTTAACTCCTAGCGAGAAGGCTGACGTGATTACGATGGGCGTAGCTGAACGTCACATTCTAGAGTTTGCCTTCCGTTATCCGGGGAAATATATGTTCCATCCCCATCAAGATGCTCTAGCCCAAGCAGGTTGCATGGGTCAGTTTGAAGTGATTAGCTGA
- a CDS encoding EAL domain-containing protein yields the protein MSLTKSGNSKIDNIYLEEDLMKANIIKILDKNLFFCEYQPIVCPKNNIIHAYEALARFQIDGEYIAPDLVFGSLHQDKRLFFKLESRIKNFQICHRPANFNLFLNLDPHVCEEDYQLKYWLSTFSNQVNLVVEIIENTSVSNLDNIKNFMRLLGKCGIKVALDDIGGINNLFSFELLEYANYLKFDRRWFELIYYSESYKILLQGLIAFAKSKGNLCIFEGVETEKQLKLAGELGVDYVQGFLFRDKFILAQGNESPNLMDESYIS from the coding sequence ATGAGCTTAACCAAGTCAGGAAACTCAAAAATAGATAATATTTACCTAGAAGAAGATTTGATGAAAGCAAATATTATCAAAATTTTAGATAAAAACTTATTTTTTTGTGAATATCAGCCTATAGTTTGTCCAAAAAATAATATCATTCATGCTTATGAAGCATTGGCAAGATTCCAAATAGATGGCGAATACATTGCCCCAGACTTAGTATTTGGTTCCCTACATCAAGACAAAAGGCTATTTTTTAAACTAGAATCTCGAATAAAAAACTTTCAAATCTGCCACAGACCTGCCAATTTTAATCTATTTTTAAACTTAGATCCCCATGTTTGCGAAGAAGATTATCAGTTAAAATATTGGTTATCTACCTTTTCCAACCAAGTCAACCTCGTAGTCGAAATTATTGAAAATACCAGCGTCAGCAATCTTGATAATATTAAAAACTTCATGCGCTTATTAGGTAAATGTGGGATAAAAGTTGCTTTAGATGACATCGGAGGTATAAATAACTTATTTTCCTTTGAATTGTTGGAATATGCCAATTACCTTAAATTTGACAGGAGGTGGTTTGAACTAATATATTATAGCGAGTCATACAAAATTCTCCTGCAAGGTTTGATTGCCTTTGCAAAATCCAAAGGAAATCTGTGTATATTTGAAGGAGTTGAAACAGAAAAACAATTGAAATTAGCTGGCGAATTAGGTGTAGACTATGTACAGGGGTTTTTGTTCCGAGATAAGTTTATACTAGCTCAAGGTAATGAAAGCCCAAACTTGATGGATGAAAGTTACATTTCCTAA
- a CDS encoding ABC transporter ATP-binding protein, whose amino-acid sequence MKTRSSYYQLIPYIRQEWKTIAQALTCTLGFTVFWPIQAALAGQIAEFIGQGNIIALAKLSGILAVVFLLQKIMQYGQDSIMAKAALSVALELRKKIYSHLLRLNLSYFETAQTGDLTYRLTEDIDRIGEVVNKIFHDFTPCVLQLIVVLGYMIYLNWQLTLATFIVAPLMGILIGWFGEQMLKFSRRSQNQISNLSSLLTEVFSGIRLVQGFAAEEYQIQRFATEAESNRQAKYATEKLKAIQNPVVGFLYAISVMLLFLLGGWQISIGNLTSAKFVSYIAGVGLLIDPIAHITSNYNDFKQGEASVDRIFELMAIQPKVLENLDAEELPQVTGKVEYRNVTFAYPGNPPQPPPSTGGAKGSESLLLSGGVPVLQNMNLLVSPGEMIALVGPSGAGKTTLANLLPRFYDPQTGQIFIDGVDIKNVTLRSLRRQIGIVPQETILFSGTIAQNIAFGQADFEMEVVEAAAKIANADQFITQFSQGYQTWVGERGVNLSGGQRQRIAIARAVLLNPRILILDEATSALDSESEALVQEALERIMKDRTVFIIAHRLATVRRADRILVLEQGQILESGTHEELLQLGDRYARFYAKQFET is encoded by the coding sequence TTGAAAACCCGTTCTAGTTACTACCAACTCATCCCCTACATCCGCCAAGAGTGGAAAACGATCGCGCAGGCATTGACCTGTACCCTTGGATTTACGGTATTCTGGCCGATACAAGCTGCATTGGCAGGGCAAATCGCCGAATTTATCGGACAGGGCAATATAATAGCACTGGCGAAGTTATCGGGCATCCTTGCCGTGGTTTTTCTACTCCAGAAAATCATGCAGTACGGTCAGGATTCCATTATGGCCAAAGCAGCCCTCTCGGTTGCCCTAGAGTTGCGTAAAAAAATTTACTCTCACCTGCTGCGTCTGAATCTTAGTTATTTTGAAACAGCACAGACAGGTGATTTAACTTATCGACTCACCGAAGATATCGATCGCATTGGAGAAGTCGTCAATAAAATCTTTCACGACTTTACCCCCTGCGTGTTGCAGCTGATAGTAGTGCTGGGTTACATGATTTATCTGAACTGGCAACTAACCCTAGCCACCTTTATAGTTGCACCGCTAATGGGCATTTTAATTGGTTGGTTTGGCGAACAGATGCTCAAGTTTTCCCGCCGCAGTCAAAATCAGATATCTAATTTATCTTCTTTGCTGACAGAAGTATTCAGCGGCATTCGTTTGGTGCAAGGTTTTGCGGCAGAAGAATATCAAATTCAGCGCTTTGCCACCGAAGCGGAATCTAATCGCCAAGCTAAGTATGCAACTGAAAAGCTAAAGGCAATTCAGAATCCAGTCGTGGGATTTTTGTATGCTATCAGCGTAATGCTGCTATTTTTATTAGGCGGTTGGCAAATTTCTATTGGTAACCTGACTAGCGCAAAATTTGTCAGCTATATCGCTGGTGTGGGATTGCTAATAGACCCCATCGCCCATATTACTAGCAATTACAACGATTTTAAACAGGGTGAGGCTTCTGTCGATCGCATTTTTGAATTGATGGCAATTCAACCGAAAGTGCTGGAAAACCTAGATGCAGAAGAACTTCCGCAAGTTACTGGGAAAGTAGAATATCGCAATGTTACCTTTGCTTACCCAGGGAACCCCCCCCAACCCCCCCCGTCCACAGGGGGGGCCAAAGGGTCGGAATCCCTTCTGTTGTCGGGGGGAGTTCCGGTACTGCAAAATATGAATTTATTAGTCTCACCCGGAGAAATGATCGCTTTAGTTGGGCCATCCGGTGCGGGAAAAACCACTTTGGCGAATCTACTACCCCGATTTTATGACCCCCAAACCGGGCAGATTTTTATCGACGGCGTTGATATAAAAAATGTGACGTTGCGGAGTTTGCGGCGGCAAATTGGGATTGTTCCCCAGGAAACGATTTTATTTTCTGGCACTATTGCTCAGAATATCGCTTTTGGACAAGCTGACTTTGAGATGGAAGTTGTAGAGGCGGCAGCGAAAATTGCCAACGCTGACCAGTTTATTACCCAATTCTCCCAAGGGTATCAAACTTGGGTGGGAGAAAGGGGTGTAAACTTATCGGGAGGACAGAGACAAAGAATTGCGATCGCACGCGCCGTCCTCCTCAACCCCAGAATCCTCATCCTCGACGAAGCTACTTCTGCATTGGATTCCGAGTCGGAAGCTTTGGTACAGGAGGCGCTGGAACGAATTATGAAAGACCGCACAGTGTTTATTATCGCCCACCGACTCGCCACTGTGCGTCGGGCCGATCGCATTTTGGTATTGGAACAGGGGCAAATTCTCGAATCGGGAACTCACGAGGAACTGTTGCAATTAGGCGATCGCTATGCCCGATTTTACGCCAAACAGTTTGAAACCTAA